One stretch of Ferroacidibacillus organovorans DNA includes these proteins:
- a CDS encoding glycerophosphodiester phosphodiesterase family protein, whose translation MEIFAHRGASAHAPENTMAAFVEAYNQRADGIELDIHSAADGTFVVIHDDTVLRTTRVSGTVAQLTYEQLRHLDAGASFGPSFRGERIPTLAEVLDFVKSTAMKVNIEVKGASVSEERLLELIREYGMVDRTIVSSFSWNVLRKIQALGYGIEVAPLCSEIHVMTPDEAYARGFKAIHPHFRSLSPMYIRRALELGIALRPYTVNRAEDVSALYRLGTHAIITDDPQKARRVVEQMHSG comes from the coding sequence ATGGAGATCTTTGCACACCGAGGAGCAAGTGCACATGCGCCTGAAAATACAATGGCCGCATTTGTGGAAGCCTATAATCAACGTGCAGATGGAATTGAACTGGATATTCACAGCGCGGCGGATGGAACCTTCGTCGTGATCCACGACGACACAGTTTTGCGCACGACGAGGGTGTCAGGTACAGTTGCGCAACTCACGTATGAGCAATTGAGGCATCTGGACGCAGGTGCATCATTTGGCCCTTCGTTTCGCGGCGAGCGCATCCCAACGCTTGCAGAAGTTCTTGATTTTGTGAAAAGCACAGCGATGAAAGTAAATATTGAAGTAAAGGGAGCGAGCGTCTCTGAGGAGCGGTTGCTCGAATTGATTCGCGAATACGGAATGGTTGATCGTACGATTGTTTCATCGTTTTCTTGGAATGTGTTGCGAAAGATTCAAGCGCTGGGGTATGGGATTGAGGTTGCACCATTGTGTAGTGAAATTCACGTTATGACGCCTGATGAGGCGTATGCGCGTGGGTTTAAGGCGATTCATCCTCATTTTCGCAGCCTGTCCCCCATGTACATTCGCCGGGCGCTTGAACTTGGGATTGCTCTTCGCCCATATACAGTCAATCGCGCAGAAGATGTATCTGCACTGTATCGGCTGGGGACACATGCGATTATTACAGATGATCCACAAAAGGCACGCCGTGTTGTTGAACAGATGCACTCCGGATAG